From one Amphiura filiformis chromosome 13, Afil_fr2py, whole genome shotgun sequence genomic stretch:
- the LOC140167270 gene encoding thialysine N-epsilon-acetyltransferase-like, with the protein MSELQKYPDQYRTVTVEKLINDGFGPRPWYHCIVAECINRQDSQQEMEIIGLIMYSFSYDVYGGRSVFGLELFVKPEHRGHKLGKALMHAKFLHAKEQGCTIAQTLVFHKHLRARQFQASFGYVDQTTEVPDSNRLNFLELMDGSFQDTLKKAEDELKTYKHIEVAGLNFKLQ; encoded by the exons ATGTCTGAGCTTCAAAAGTATCCAGACCAGTATCGAACGGTGACTGTTGAAA agCTAATCAATGATGGTTTTGGGCCTCGACCATGGTATCACTGCATCGTAGCTGAGTGTATAAACCGTCAAGACTCGCAGCAAGAAATGGAAATTATAGGATTAATTATGTATTCTTTTTCCTATGACGTTTATGGAGGAAGATCAGTGTTTGGTCTTGAATTATTCGTGAAGCCAGAACACAGAG GTCATAAACTTGGAAAAGCGCTAATGCACGCAAAATTTCTG CATGCTAAGGAACAAGGTTGCACGATCGCACAGACCCTGGTATTCCATAAACATTTACGTGCACGACAGTTTCAAGCTTCGTTTGGCTACGTTGATCAGACAACTGAGGTTCCGGACTCCAATCGACTTAACTTTTTGGAACTTATGGACGGGAGCTTCCAAGATACTTTGAAGAAAGCTGAAGATGAACTTAAAACTTACAAGCATATTGAAGTCGCGGGACTAAACTTTAAATTACAATAA